The Oryza sativa Japonica Group chromosome 11, ASM3414082v1 DNA window TTAATCGCACTAGAGACAACTGCCAAATCCTTACTCAACAGGTATATATTATTAACCTCTTCTTCTTAATTCAAGTCCATTAAGAGGTTGATTGACTAGCTCATATGTATGCTCTTAATTGCAGGATCCCTTTCTAGTGCTAACAGGACCGTCTCGCGCAATTGTCTTAATTGATCCTGTTCAATTTGAGGTTCAGCTCAAAGCAAAGTCCAATAACAACACCCTGCATGATCATCCTGACCAAGATCAAATTGTTAACTTTGGAGTGGTGAATTCTGGCTATCTTCCGGGCCCAACGAGTCATTGCATCGGCAAGCGAAGTGAGGTCGAGTTCGCAATCTCAGTGCTTGATCGGTCAATTGAGGCCACTATCATCAGTGCTTGATCGGTCGAGTTCGCAATCGTCATGGCCGGATCATCTCCAAGGAAGGCTTATTTCCCGTACGGCCAGCACAATTCATCAAGAAATCGTGTTACTTGATTCTCAAAAACAACAAGATGGAAAAATGCCTATCGATGATGACGGCTTCATTCAGCTTTCAAGGCGTGTTGTTTCGGTAGAACTGGCTGGCCAACTCATAGTTCAAGTGCTGGCTTTCAATTCCCAGCAGCAAGTAGTTGACAATGACAACGACAACAAGAAGGA harbors:
- the LOC107276603 gene encoding LOW QUALITY PROTEIN: uncharacterized protein (The sequence of the model RefSeq protein was modified relative to this genomic sequence to represent the inferred CDS: deleted 1 base in 1 codon), with translation MRYTFGHIPKSSFVGCDSGLQIFSIKLLLRNTSTTDHQLQWPLHVYGLVVTRDSLDPRRNLLFNRTRDNCQILTQQDPFLVLTGPSRAIVLIDPVQFEVQLKAKSNNNTLHDHPDQDQIVNFGVVNSGYLPGPTSHCIGKRSESSSQSQCLIGQLRPLSSVLDRSSSQSSWPDHLQGRLISRTASTIHQEIVLLDSQKQQDGKMPIDDDGFIQLSRRVVSVELAGQLIVQVLAFNSQQQVVDNDNDNKKDEIVAKHEIVFDPKEASLSVETCELQLGGGGGGGGGPCKLQISVAWSLVDRLPPVGYF